Proteins found in one Mycoplasmopsis citelli genomic segment:
- a CDS encoding YneF family protein — translation MVTMNSGVFAIMIIGVIILVVLITAIVTFLLARRMFEKQIKENPPVSEKMIRVMFKQMGRTASETQIRQIMRSMQNAKYDKNK, via the coding sequence ATGGTTACAATGAACTCTGGTGTTTTTGCAATTATGATAATTGGAGTAATTATTTTAGTTGTTTTAATTACTGCTATTGTTACATTTTTACTAGCTCGTAGAATGTTTGAAAAACAAATTAAAGAAAACCCTCCAGTTTCAGAAAAAATGATTCGTGTAATGTTTAAACAAATGGGAAGAACAGCTTCAGAAACTCAAATTAGACAAATTATGCGTTCAATGCAAAACGCAAAATACGACAAAAACAAATAA
- a CDS encoding M42 family metallopeptidase, translating into MNKEEFKQRLVQYMELEGMSRYEEPVAQALKNNVNSKAFEFSYDNFGSLIMHKKSKNPNAPKVLIAAHMDEVGFIVREIHDKGQLLLSPIGGVWPSVVIGTKAKLLNSQNEEFIGVFGHTSIHIMPKEQVSKALTNNDLYADFGFKNKQEALDNHVEVGNRVYMSGETIYFKNPDLIGGKAMDNRAGVTVLDYVASKVANLDLNVDLYLVGTVQEEVGTRGAKTSVSLVNPQVAIALDTTSSHDTINTISGTTHLFGGAALRIKDGGTLMDPKLVDFVYLVSKKYQIPAYKFVAMGGGTDAHELQYARGGAATLTISLPQRYLHSPIGVCSISDLMAAGDLLVKFLEDFSPEEYSKIQYK; encoded by the coding sequence ATGAATAAAGAAGAATTTAAACAAAGATTAGTTCAGTACATGGAACTTGAAGGAATGTCTCGCTATGAAGAGCCGGTAGCTCAAGCACTTAAAAATAATGTAAATTCAAAAGCTTTTGAATTTAGTTACGATAATTTCGGATCACTAATTATGCACAAAAAAAGCAAAAATCCTAATGCTCCAAAAGTACTAATTGCAGCTCATATGGATGAAGTTGGTTTTATTGTGCGTGAAATTCATGATAAAGGTCAATTATTGCTTTCTCCAATTGGTGGGGTGTGACCTAGCGTAGTTATTGGAACTAAAGCCAAGTTATTAAATTCACAAAACGAAGAATTTATAGGAGTATTCGGACACACTTCTATTCACATTATGCCTAAGGAACAAGTTTCTAAAGCACTAACAAATAATGATTTATATGCTGATTTTGGTTTTAAAAACAAGCAAGAAGCTTTAGATAATCATGTTGAAGTCGGAAATAGAGTATATATGTCTGGAGAAACTATTTATTTTAAAAACCCTGATTTAATTGGTGGAAAAGCAATGGATAATCGTGCGGGAGTTACTGTTCTTGATTATGTTGCTTCCAAAGTTGCTAATTTAGATTTAAATGTTGATTTATATTTAGTAGGAACAGTTCAAGAAGAAGTGGGAACTCGAGGAGCAAAAACCTCAGTTAGTTTAGTTAATCCACAAGTAGCCATTGCATTAGATACAACTAGTTCTCATGATACAATTAACACAATTTCTGGAACAACTCATCTTTTTGGCGGAGCTGCATTAAGAATTAAAGACGGAGGCACTTTAATGGATCCTAAATTAGTTGATTTTGTCTATTTAGTTTCAAAAAAATATCAAATCCCAGCTTATAAATTTGTTGCAATGGGAGGCGGTACTGATGCTCACGAACTTCAATATGCTCGTGGCGGAGCTGCAACTTTAACAATTTCGCTCCCACAAAGATATTTACATAGTCCTATTGGAGTTTGTTCAATTAGCGATTTAATGGCTGCTGGAGATTTACTAGTAAAGTTTTTAGAAGATTTTTCACCTGAAGAATACTCAAAAATTCAATACAAATAG
- a CDS encoding UU173 family protein: MHKIIKWNLFKRVFWNNPALIWVGNDLIKALNDGFEQKWSKKRLFLEEEQDLFSESMDEIPDFDFGEMETNLENNQTTSINNINLIALQNFRKLKSKAIEFYASKYQILESEIGYIPSNLKVDQKISLTKSMLYNDGIKLIVDAHFSYVFIGKNQIYEYVADCFLFDKSAKKMVLLGYSAKSPLDNFYKFFYLINTAKKTHEILDASVIIIDPVINLLRKTTVKEIVFSESFSAHLSKSLPARNNKLSYKENFYKEILARTGDGSLFLESVNYNKAFYSFYKVALRRELPLSVFRIQGLDYLPDDLINYHVNKNSDSFKVNFNLGKTPKFIEFQDINWYYQLIDVAYEKYGENCVYEDISYFVQTDFSDPENAEILQNFVNKNLVITYKYSKDAYLQNLFIQNEEILALLTYIFGIEQWNISKTFFKALKLKYTNFEHIQKATKVSENLVNFFNIGILEVVKKMHIKNQRIIWYDYEGFSDLFPIINTSRSYEQIVSQVSVIETINGKEVDKINYVVDTKNIQLEDLVVLIDLIYANKADLFIVYNKTYENTRNNEIYNLVEKEVLENPNSPFCKWFEEQNLDLFTFKEMITHINLNTIDLYDCFKYRDLTTKYPQFCGDEHIFSFKVQDGTIIKSMQVKSIDSALKYKSFMFLDKLLLQGSIKKVEKFITYNQIKLKTLIVPYTELVIQKGTMAMNEAILRYHGFTGDNQWNVIENELKKYCENDVRAMIMVYEFIMQAIRSVFPQIDNYEYQIEEQNFQYSIINNKLTITRI; encoded by the coding sequence ATGCATAAAATAATTAAATGAAACCTCTTTAAAAGAGTTTTTTGAAATAATCCAGCTTTAATTTGAGTTGGGAATGATTTAATAAAAGCTCTAAATGATGGCTTTGAACAAAAGTGATCTAAAAAACGTCTTTTTTTAGAAGAAGAGCAAGATTTATTTTCTGAAAGTATGGATGAAATTCCGGATTTTGATTTTGGTGAAATGGAAACAAATTTAGAAAATAATCAAACAACTAGCATTAATAATATTAATTTAATTGCTTTGCAAAATTTTCGTAAATTAAAATCTAAAGCTATTGAATTTTATGCAAGTAAATATCAAATTTTAGAATCAGAAATTGGTTATATTCCAAGCAATTTAAAAGTGGATCAAAAAATTAGCTTAACAAAAAGTATGCTCTATAATGATGGTATCAAACTTATTGTTGATGCACATTTTTCTTATGTTTTTATTGGTAAAAACCAAATTTATGAGTATGTTGCTGATTGTTTTTTATTTGATAAATCAGCTAAAAAAATGGTTCTTTTAGGATATTCGGCTAAATCTCCACTTGATAATTTTTATAAGTTTTTTTATTTAATTAATACTGCTAAAAAAACTCATGAAATTTTAGATGCAAGTGTAATTATTATTGACCCAGTGATAAATTTACTTCGAAAAACCACTGTTAAAGAAATTGTTTTTAGCGAGAGTTTTTCGGCCCATTTAAGTAAAAGTTTACCAGCAAGAAATAATAAATTAAGCTATAAGGAAAATTTTTATAAAGAAATTCTAGCTCGCACTGGAGATGGAAGCTTATTTTTAGAAAGTGTAAATTATAATAAAGCTTTTTATTCTTTTTATAAAGTAGCTCTCAGAAGAGAATTACCTTTAAGTGTTTTTAGAATTCAAGGTTTGGATTATCTCCCAGATGATTTAATTAATTATCACGTTAATAAAAATAGTGATTCTTTTAAAGTAAACTTTAATTTAGGAAAAACCCCGAAATTTATTGAGTTCCAAGACATTAATTGATACTATCAATTAATTGATGTTGCTTATGAAAAATATGGTGAAAATTGTGTTTATGAAGATATTAGTTATTTTGTGCAAACTGATTTTTCAGATCCGGAAAATGCGGAAATATTACAAAATTTTGTTAATAAAAATTTAGTTATTACATATAAATATTCCAAAGATGCATATCTTCAAAATCTCTTTATTCAAAATGAAGAAATTCTAGCCCTTTTAACATATATTTTTGGAATTGAGCAGTGAAATATTAGTAAAACTTTTTTTAAAGCCTTAAAATTAAAATACACAAATTTTGAACATATTCAAAAAGCGACAAAAGTTTCAGAAAATTTAGTTAATTTTTTTAATATAGGTATTTTGGAAGTGGTTAAAAAAATGCATATTAAAAATCAACGAATTATTTGATATGACTATGAGGGATTTTCGGATTTGTTTCCAATTATTAATACCTCTCGTTCTTATGAGCAAATTGTTTCGCAAGTTTCAGTAATTGAAACAATTAACGGGAAAGAAGTGGATAAAATTAATTATGTAGTTGATACTAAAAATATCCAATTGGAAGATTTGGTAGTGCTAATTGATTTAATTTACGCTAACAAGGCAGATTTATTTATTGTTTATAATAAAACTTATGAAAACACTAGAAATAATGAAATTTATAACTTAGTTGAAAAGGAAGTTTTAGAAAATCCAAATTCACCATTTTGTAAGTGATTTGAAGAACAAAATTTAGATTTATTTACATTTAAAGAAATGATTACACATATTAACTTAAATACAATAGATTTATATGATTGCTTTAAATATCGAGATTTAACAACCAAATATCCACAATTTTGTGGAGATGAGCATATTTTTTCTTTTAAAGTTCAAGACGGAACAATTATTAAAAGCATGCAAGTTAAAAGCATTGATAGTGCTTTAAAATATAAAAGTTTTATGTTTTTAGATAAACTTTTACTTCAAGGTTCAATTAAAAAAGTAGAAAAATTTATTACTTATAATCAAATTAAACTAAAAACATTAATTGTTCCTTATACTGAATTAGTTATTCAAAAAGGAACCATGGCTATGAATGAAGCAATTTTACGTTATCATGGCTTTACTGGTGATAATCAATGAAATGTTATTGAAAATGAACTCAAAAAATATTGTGAAAATGACGTAAGAGCAATGATTATGGTCTATGAATTTATTATGCAAGCCATTCGAAGTGTTTTTCCTCAAATAGATAATTATGAATATCAAATTGAAGAACAAAATTTTCAATACAGTATAATTAATAACAAATTAACAATTACAAGGATATAA
- a CDS encoding nucleotidyl transferase AbiEii/AbiGii toxin family protein, with protein sequence MIIDKIFTLPYDERSKIVNNTAEKLNVSPAIIEKDLWVCILLKYLFNDFKYKDYIVFKGGTSLSKAYNVINRFSEDIDLTLNWTALGYPENEPYENRSNRKQDQYIQKINWDTSNFLKREVIPLLKRDLKGVLKGKKFRFYIEEKSPLNICFDYPKEYGEDSTILSIIKLEFSTLSEPIPAFKKEIKSYVSEFYPDTFSEKIYVKVVDSLRTFYDKVTILHREANRTNGNYPKRYSRHFYDLCKMIGSDLGDKSLKNFDLLEAVIEFKKKFYRSNFAKYDEIYQGKLKLVPPEEAIASYQEDYETMKGMIFGDIASFDEIIEVLKVHENALNKAIKSFEKWKNKQ encoded by the coding sequence ATGATAATCGATAAGATTTTTACTTTACCTTATGATGAAAGGTCTAAAATTGTTAATAATACAGCAGAAAAGTTGAATGTTTCTCCTGCTATTATTGAAAAAGACTTATGAGTTTGCATCCTTTTAAAATACCTTTTTAATGATTTTAAATATAAAGATTATATTGTATTTAAAGGTGGAACAAGCCTTTCTAAAGCATATAATGTAATTAATAGGTTTTCTGAAGATATTGATTTAACGCTTAATTGAACTGCTTTGGGATATCCTGAAAATGAACCATATGAAAATAGAAGCAATCGAAAACAAGATCAATATATTCAAAAAATCAATTGAGACACTTCGAATTTTCTTAAAAGAGAAGTTATCCCACTTTTGAAGCGTGATTTAAAAGGAGTATTAAAAGGTAAAAAATTTAGATTCTACATTGAAGAAAAAAGTCCGCTTAATATATGTTTTGACTACCCAAAAGAATATGGTGAAGATTCAACAATTTTAAGTATTATTAAATTAGAATTTAGTACTTTATCTGAACCTATACCAGCTTTTAAAAAAGAAATAAAATCTTATGTATCAGAATTTTATCCAGATACTTTTTCAGAAAAAATATATGTGAAAGTCGTTGATTCGTTAAGAACTTTTTATGATAAGGTAACTATTTTACATCGTGAAGCTAATCGAACAAATGGAAATTATCCAAAGAGATATTCGCGACATTTTTATGACTTATGTAAAATGATCGGCAGTGATTTAGGAGATAAAAGTCTTAAAAATTTTGATTTACTTGAAGCAGTTATTGAATTTAAAAAGAAATTTTATCGAAGTAATTTTGCAAAATATGACGAAATTTATCAAGGTAAATTAAAATTAGTACCTCCTGAAGAAGCTATAGCATCTTATCAAGAAGATTATGAAACTATGAAAGGCATGATCTTTGGAGATATTGCTAGTTTTGATGAAATTATCGAAGTTTTAAAAGTTCATGAAAATGCTTTAAATAAAGCAATTAAATCTTTTGAAAAATGAAAAAACAAGCAATAA
- a CDS encoding DUF6088 family protein — MQTLKKQINEIMKKNAGEIYTAQDFKHIASKNTIASILSKLAKEGEIERLLNGLYTRPYYIGLVREYSYPNPEQVAKKIAQKNGWTIAPAREATLNYTGVSTQVPVIFEYISDGPSKVYIYRKRKITFINRPKNYISTCSRRFAILVEAIRWLGRKYINNNEIRDLAFYARDVQEDLLKDTKNVSFWIRNVLLKIKEINDNR; from the coding sequence ATGCAAACATTAAAAAAACAAATTAACGAAATTATGAAAAAAAACGCAGGAGAAATTTATACTGCTCAAGATTTTAAGCATATTGCTAGCAAAAATACAATTGCTTCAATTTTATCTAAATTAGCTAAAGAAGGTGAAATTGAAAGATTACTTAATGGCTTATACACCAGACCTTATTATATTGGTTTAGTAAGAGAGTATTCATATCCTAATCCAGAGCAAGTTGCTAAAAAAATTGCTCAAAAAAACGGGTGAACCATTGCTCCTGCTCGCGAAGCAACTTTAAATTACACTGGTGTTTCCACACAAGTTCCTGTTATTTTTGAATATATTTCAGATGGTCCATCGAAAGTTTATATTTATCGTAAAAGAAAAATCACTTTTATTAATAGACCAAAAAACTATATTTCAACATGCTCAAGAAGGTTTGCAATTTTAGTTGAAGCAATTAGATGATTAGGAAGAAAATATATCAATAATAACGAAATACGTGATTTAGCTTTTTATGCTCGAGATGTTCAAGAAGATTTACTAAAAGATACAAAAAATGTCTCCTTTTGAATTCGAAATGTTTTATTGAAGATTAAGGAGATCAATGATAATCGATAA
- a CDS encoding ZIP family metal transporter, with product MHEFIRNLFVDLWVLTSSQNVAKFIIVLLFLGILLFIPIIISVLFPFVKQQLNARSKVYLYAFTTGFFIVMSTFGFMRESLEISSIYSDALIPSNWTNRSLYIYGYNILLVGGGVFFGVVLAYFIKFVISYRINTKLLASKKMQVFVHEHSDEHGGVHTHEHPTHIFNAQDNAVVIENTLTDKVEAKLKVIALVLLLTHRIPEGLLLGYNINLLLQGQSNSLSLVFIFSLILHLIPEEIVFYYRLRDSGFSKWTSLFISVFGLFLFLPFMLIGVYSGNFIDSAWEMKSFIFATIGGIFLFTSLVEFFPEFYHYKMSKKRWFKVIWTLFLGVIFAVVLLSIHTH from the coding sequence ATGCATGAATTTATAAGAAATTTATTTGTTGATTTATGGGTTTTAACTTCAAGTCAAAATGTTGCTAAATTTATCATTGTCCTACTTTTTTTAGGGATATTATTATTTATTCCAATAATAATTTCAGTTCTTTTTCCTTTTGTTAAGCAGCAGCTTAATGCTCGTTCGAAAGTATATTTATATGCTTTTACCACTGGTTTTTTTATTGTTATGTCCACTTTTGGATTTATGCGCGAATCGCTAGAAATTTCTTCAATATATTCTGATGCTCTTATTCCAAGCAATTGAACTAATCGATCATTATATATTTATGGATATAATATCTTACTTGTTGGCGGAGGAGTATTTTTTGGTGTTGTTTTAGCTTATTTTATTAAATTTGTTATTTCATATCGGATCAATACTAAGTTGCTAGCCTCTAAAAAAATGCAAGTCTTTGTTCATGAACATTCTGATGAACATGGAGGAGTACATACTCATGAACATCCTACCCATATTTTTAATGCTCAAGATAATGCTGTAGTTATCGAAAATACTTTAACAGATAAGGTTGAAGCAAAATTAAAAGTTATTGCCCTTGTATTATTACTCACTCACCGCATTCCTGAAGGGTTATTACTTGGATATAATATTAATTTGTTGCTCCAAGGGCAAAGTAATTCGCTTTCATTAGTGTTTATTTTTAGCTTGATTTTACACTTAATTCCTGAAGAAATTGTTTTTTACTATCGTCTGAGAGATAGTGGATTTTCAAAATGAACTTCACTGTTTATTTCAGTATTTGGATTATTTTTATTTTTACCATTTATGCTTATTGGGGTTTATTCAGGAAACTTTATTGATTCAGCTTGAGAGATGAAATCTTTTATTTTTGCAACCATTGGAGGAATTTTTTTATTTACTTCGCTAGTGGAATTTTTTCCGGAATTTTATCATTATAAAATGAGTAAAAAACGTTGATTTAAAGTCATTTGAACTTTATTTCTTGGAGTTATTTTTGCGGTTGTATTACTTTCTATTCATACACATTAA
- a CDS encoding YebC/PmpR family DNA-binding transcriptional regulator, producing the protein MAGHSHSANIAHRKNAQDAARGKVFQKLSKEIFVAASGAGGPDPDKNPALKLAISKARSKNMPKDNIERAIAKARGDKGASSFVETVFNATVPGGATFIVVTLSDNLNRVKSNIQSYFNKQNATLGKTGQVPFAFDKKGIIEISKSLVDEETLMLIGLENGADNIESEQESYILTALPENFSALKNALEENLSISDFIQCEVTYLPNMYVEYDSEKQAKLLEFVDKLKEDDDVQEVYHNIELT; encoded by the coding sequence ATGGCCGGACATTCACACTCAGCTAATATTGCACACCGTAAAAATGCTCAAGATGCAGCACGAGGAAAAGTTTTTCAAAAGCTTTCTAAAGAAATTTTTGTTGCAGCTTCTGGAGCAGGAGGACCAGATCCAGACAAAAATCCTGCACTTAAGTTAGCTATTTCTAAAGCACGTAGTAAAAATATGCCCAAAGATAATATTGAAAGAGCAATCGCTAAAGCTCGTGGAGATAAAGGAGCTTCTTCGTTTGTTGAAACAGTATTTAATGCAACTGTTCCGGGTGGAGCAACTTTTATTGTGGTAACTCTTTCAGATAATTTAAATCGGGTAAAATCAAACATTCAATCATATTTTAATAAACAAAATGCTACTTTAGGAAAAACCGGACAAGTCCCTTTTGCATTTGATAAAAAAGGGATTATTGAAATTAGTAAATCTTTAGTCGATGAAGAAACTTTGATGCTAATAGGACTTGAAAATGGAGCTGATAATATTGAAAGCGAGCAAGAAAGCTATATTTTAACAGCTCTTCCAGAAAATTTTAGTGCATTAAAAAATGCACTTGAAGAAAATTTATCAATTAGTGATTTTATTCAATGTGAAGTTACTTATTTACCAAATATGTATGTCGAATATGATTCTGAAAAGCAAGCTAAATTGCTTGAATTTGTTGATAAATTAAAAGAAGATGATGATGTTCAAGAAGTGTATCACAATATTGAACTCACTTAA
- the nadE gene encoding NAD(+) synthase: protein MSKITSYQNNQAFYDKETALKYLETIKKFLKTKVKNANAQGVIVGISGGIDSSLVYTIAKQVFPNHTIGVVMPIEKMTQSDLNHISQLEQATSSKFLVKDLTKPFKEMLNILDVTNHLAVANIKPRLRMTTLYAIAQQNNSLVLGTDNADEVFVGYFTKFGDGGADLLPISKLTKGEVRFLASLLNVPQSILDKAPSAGLWEGQSDENELGFSYDQLDFYINNLNDTQNIQKNIEPKIVDKIEQLHKNSQHKRDKVYTPKDVK from the coding sequence ATGAGTAAAATAACTTCATATCAAAACAATCAAGCTTTTTATGACAAAGAAACAGCTTTAAAATATTTAGAAACTATTAAAAAATTTCTCAAAACAAAAGTAAAAAATGCTAATGCTCAAGGAGTTATTGTTGGAATTAGTGGAGGAATTGATTCTTCACTTGTTTATACAATTGCTAAACAAGTATTTCCAAACCACACAATCGGTGTTGTTATGCCTATTGAAAAAATGACTCAAAGTGATTTAAACCACATTTCTCAATTAGAGCAAGCAACCAGTAGCAAATTTTTAGTTAAAGATTTAACCAAACCTTTTAAGGAAATGTTAAATATTTTAGATGTAACTAATCATTTAGCAGTCGCTAACATTAAACCTCGTTTACGTATGACCACACTATATGCAATTGCACAGCAAAATAATTCACTAGTTTTAGGAACTGATAATGCTGATGAGGTTTTTGTTGGATACTTTACTAAATTTGGTGATGGAGGAGCTGATTTGCTTCCTATTAGTAAATTAACTAAAGGAGAAGTAAGATTTTTAGCTTCACTACTTAATGTTCCTCAAAGTATTTTGGATAAAGCACCGTCAGCTGGTCTTTGAGAGGGTCAAAGCGACGAAAATGAGCTTGGATTTTCATACGATCAACTTGATTTTTATATTAATAATTTAAATGATACTCAAAACATTCAAAAAAATATAGAACCTAAAATTGTTGATAAAATTGAACAACTACACAAAAATTCACAACATAAACGCGATAAAGTATATACACCAAAAGACGTTAAATAG
- a CDS encoding IS3 family transposase (programmed frameshift), whose product MKLSYEDKIKIYQLRKKGFTEKSLTIKFRVNRAIIKYIVALINRHGIEIVKKTKNQYYSPQIKLEMINQVLLKGHSTREISLQYGLPNWGILSNWIIQYKKNGYTIVEKKKGRPSKMGRKPKKTWEKLTPLEKAKQEIEYLRTEVIFPKKVKRDPVGSKRLTEYKSQKVKEMVDEGFSLKILLKIAQLSRSTYYYHLKKINSADKNKNFKDEIISIYNEHRGSYGYRRITLELKNRGYLVNHKKVKRLMNLLNLIGGNRKRKKYKSYKGEVGKKAPNLINRDFYSKKPLQKCYTDITEFALPSHSQKLYLSAILDGYNSEIISFTISRSPNLLQVEKMLKKAFTKAKYSGTILHSDQGWQYQHNSYHKFLNSKEIKASMSRKGNSPDNGMMESFFGVLKTEMFYGKEHTFKSLEQLEKAIINYIDYYNNKRIKVRLKGLSPVQYRTKFLQ is encoded by the exons ATGAAACTAAGTTACGAAGACAAAATCAAAATATATCAATTACGTAAAAAAGGATTTACTGAAAAATCTTTAACAATAAAATTTAGAGTAAATCGTGCAATTATAAAATATATTGTCGCACTGATAAATCGTCACGGAATTGAAATTGTTAAAAAGACTAAAAATCAATATTATTCTCCACAAATAAAATTAGAAATGATTAATCAAGTTCTTCTTAAAGGACATTCTACAAGAGAAATTTCACTTCAATATGGATTACCTAATTGAGGAATTCTTTCAAATTGAATTATTCAATACAAGAAAAATGGGTATACTATTGTTGAAAAGAAAAAAGGAAGGCCATCAAAAATGGGACGTAAACCAAAGAAAACTTGAGAAAAATTAACACCACTTGAAAAAGCTAAACAAGAGATTGAATATCTTAGAACTGAGGTGATTTTCC CTAAAAAAGTTAAAAGGGATCCCGTTGGATCAAAAAGACTTACAGAATATAAAAGCCAAAAAGTTAAAGAAATGGTCGACGAAGGATTCTCATTAAAAATTTTATTAAAAATTGCTCAACTATCACGTTCAACTTATTATTATCATCTTAAAAAAATCAATTCAGCTGATAAAAATAAAAATTTTAAAGACGAAATTATATCTATATATAATGAACATAGAGGCAGTTATGGATATCGTCGTATTACTTTAGAACTCAAAAATCGTGGATATTTGGTAAATCATAAAAAAGTAAAAAGACTTATGAATTTGCTAAATTTAATTGGCGGAAATCGTAAGCGTAAAAAATATAAATCATACAAAGGCGAAGTGGGCAAAAAAGCTCCAAACCTTATTAATCGAGATTTTTATTCTAAAAAACCATTGCAAAAATGTTACACTGACATTACTGAATTTGCTTTACCTAGTCATTCTCAAAAACTTTATTTGTCAGCTATTTTAGATGGTTATAATAGCGAAATTATCAGTTTTACTATATCTCGCTCCCCAAATTTATTGCAAGTTGAAAAAATGCTTAAAAAGGCTTTCACAAAAGCTAAATATAGTGGAACAATTTTACACAGTGATCAAGGTTGACAATATCAACATAATAGTTATCACAAATTTTTAAATTCTAAAGAGATAAAAGCTTCAATGTCCCGAAAAGGTAATAGTCCAGATAATGGGATGATGGAATCATTTTTTGGAGTTTTAAAAACAGAAATGTTTTATGGCAAGGAACATACTTTTAAATCGCTTGAACAATTAGAAAAAGCTATTATCAATTACATTGATTACTACAATAACAAAAGAATTAAAGTTAGATTAAAAGGACTTAGCCCTGTCCAATACAGAACTAAGTTCCTTCAATAA
- a CDS encoding APC family permease: MNTKTTQKHFSSRQFITFGINYIAGFVFVATALSLFELGPLWILVFLISTFIALAVMLCYSKMSESSSERFGGPYIYASEAFERKKLTSRMFIFITGWNNYIGPLISSATVPLFLVSVFSSFINTDDRVAQWILIGFGLAIFVFLTFISTLGYKLSKGLIFSFALIKWLVIATAFILAIVLIAQSAGIGFQENYLLTYKSKPRKISITQIIQITTAFFYSYGGFEDLSVMSPEVKTKSFKKNLSLLFIIVFAIYAVGLLILSGLPLGATNNSETFKRIQGYSDIYRAVGGITTLSFFAIGSLSNSIASRISGIITNSFKLVPLSEDGYLSKYFLVKNNKNKFSRIIYLTLILSLTLMVLVFFVSLISEKTDFDLAIRRAAGISGASGLFQYVLGFITFFVYYHKGKIKDKTNWKNIVSLIIQAVSFVLIIIILFLFFFPIDTKTENNQTYIILNWGVENTLNIALYPVVLLLGYILFFIAEHNTKKELQEAKLTPTELFYSSKRKTSFYNLDPDMNPKS; the protein is encoded by the coding sequence ATGAACACAAAAACTACACAAAAGCATTTTAGCTCTAGACAATTTATCACCTTTGGAATTAATTATATTGCAGGTTTTGTTTTTGTAGCAACTGCATTATCATTATTTGAATTGGGTCCACTTTGAATTTTGGTTTTTCTTATTTCAACGTTTATTGCTTTAGCTGTTATGCTTTGTTATTCAAAAATGTCAGAGTCTTCATCTGAACGTTTTGGTGGTCCTTATATTTATGCATCTGAAGCTTTTGAACGTAAAAAATTAACTTCAAGAATGTTCATTTTCATTACTGGATGAAACAATTACATTGGACCATTAATTTCTTCAGCAACTGTTCCTTTATTTTTAGTTTCAGTTTTTTCTTCTTTTATTAATACAGATGATAGAGTAGCTCAGTGAATTTTAATTGGATTTGGTTTAGCTATTTTTGTATTTTTAACTTTTATTTCAACTCTAGGTTATAAATTAAGTAAAGGATTAATTTTCTCTTTTGCATTAATTAAATGATTAGTGATTGCAACTGCATTTATTTTAGCAATTGTTCTTATTGCTCAAAGTGCTGGAATTGGTTTTCAAGAAAATTATCTACTCACTTATAAATCAAAACCAAGAAAAATTAGCATAACTCAAATTATTCAAATAACAACTGCCTTCTTTTATTCATATGGCGGATTTGAAGACCTTTCAGTTATGTCTCCTGAGGTTAAAACTAAATCTTTTAAAAAGAATTTAAGCTTGCTTTTTATTATTGTTTTTGCTATTTATGCAGTTGGATTATTAATCCTTAGTGGTCTACCTCTTGGAGCAACTAATAATTCAGAAACATTTAAAAGAATTCAAGGTTATTCAGATATATATAGAGCCGTTGGAGGAATTACTACACTTTCGTTTTTTGCAATTGGATCACTTTCAAATTCAATTGCTTCACGCATTTCTGGAATTATAACTAATTCCTTTAAGCTAGTACCTTTAAGCGAAGATGGTTATTTATCTAAATATTTTCTTGTTAAAAATAACAAAAATAAATTTTCAAGAATTATTTATTTAACATTAATTTTATCGCTTACTTTAATGGTTTTAGTGTTTTTTGTTTCCTTAATTAGTGAGAAAACAGATTTTGATTTAGCAATTCGAAGAGCCGCTGGAATTAGCGGGGCTAGTGGTTTATTTCAATATGTACTTGGTTTTATTACCTTTTTTGTTTATTATCATAAAGGAAAAATTAAAGATAAAACCAATTGAAAAAATATTGTCTCTTTAATTATTCAAGCAGTTTCTTTTGTTTTGATTATCATTATTTTATTTTTATTTTTCTTCCCAATTGATACAAAAACCGAAAATAACCAAACATATATCATTTTAAACTGAGGGGTTGAAAATACACTCAATATCGCACTTTATCCTGTTGTCTTGCTTCTTGGGTACATTTTATTCTTTATTGCTGAGCACAATACTAAAAAAGAACTTCAAGAAGCAAAACTTACTCCAACTGAACTTTTTTATTCTTCAAAAAGAAAAACATCATTTTATAATTTAGATCCTGATATGAACCCCAAAAGTTAG